TCCGCCGGCTCAACCCCGACGAGCGGAGCACGGCCGCGCTGATCCGCACGGCGTTAGACCACCGCGAGGACGCGATCGGCCACATACCCGCCGAGAGCACGCCCGGCGTCTCGATCCGCCGGATGGGATTCGAGGCGACGCTCGCCGACCTCGCCGACGAGGCGACCGTCGTCGAACTCCACGAGGACGGCGCCCCCGTCGCGGACGTCGACCCGCCCGCGGACCCGCTCTTCGTGCTCTCGGACCACCGCGACTTCAGCGACGCGGAGGCCGACCTCCTGGCCGACGCGGCGGACGAGCGAGTGCGGCTGAGTCCCGAAGTCCTCCACGCCGACCACGCGATCACCGTCGCGCACAATTACCTGGACACCGACGGCTACACCACCTACTGAGAGATGAGCGACGCCGATGCTGACACCACCGCGGGAGACCGCCGGACTACGCACGCGCCTGACCGCGACGACCGTTTTGCGGTCCCGCTCGTCGGCGTCGCCGTCGATCCGGAGACGCGCTGTGCGCACTGGGACGACGCGGTCGACATCGTGGCGCTCCGCTTCGGTTGTTGTGAGGCGTTCTCGCCGTGCCACGCGTGTCACGACGAGGCCACCGAGCACGATCCCGAGCCGTGGCCGCGCGAGCGGTTCGACGAGCCGGCGGTGCTGTGCGGCGCCTGCGGAGCGACGCTCACGGCGCGGAGGTACCTCGACGGCGACGACGCGTGTCCCGCCTGCGGCGCGGCGTTCAATCCGGGGTGTCGGCGCCACCGGGAGCGGTACTTCGAGGTCGGCGGCGACGGCGAGCCGAACCTCGACGCCTGACGGGCGCGGCGCGGGCTCTGACGGTTCGGAAGCGTTAAAAGAACGAACGACGACGGTACGAGTGTGGGCCGGTGGGGTAGCTTGGTATCCTTCGGCCTTCGGGTGGCCGTAACCGCAGTTCGAATCTGCGCCGGCCCATTTTTCCCCACTTCAGAACGACGAGCCGCCGCTATGGACCGTATTCGCCTTCGGACGGAGGAACGCTCACAGCAGCGCCGCCACGATCACCGCGCCGTTCCACACCGTCACGACGAACCCCAACATACAGAGCGCGAGCGGAACGCCGATGCTGTGCGGGTGAGGGACGATCCGGTACAGGCCATAAAAGCCCGCGACGACGGCGACCTTCAGCGGAACGAGGAGCGGGAGCCCGTAGGTGTTGATCAGCCAGGCCACGAGCGGGCTCGCCTCGACGACCGTGTGCAGGTGATAGCCCGAGAGCGTCGTGACGACGTCGCCGACGAGAAAGAACACTATCGTCCCCTGCCACCAGAGGGGAGTCAGTCCGGACAGCAGTTCGATCGAGGAGTCCGAGTGGGTGTCAATCATCGTCGGGAGGGGGCCTTCGGTGCGGCTTTCGGTCGCGGCGAACGACCACGCGGCGACTGACGCCGCCTGACGGATGGATGACGTGACGTTCGGAAATTCGATTAGACTGACGTGTACTAAGTGTTTGGTTTGCGCCCCGGTCACACGCGATCACACGGCGGCGTACGCGACGAGGTATCCGGCTGCGGCGACCGTGAGCGCCGTGAGCGCGCCGACGACCGCGACGAACCGCGGGTCGCGGTCGAGCCCGGCGGACGATCGGACGGCGTCGCCGCCGCGGGCGGACAGCCAGATCCACCCGCCCACGAGGAGCGCAAGCGGAACGATCGTGAAGCCGAGGACGTGCGCGTCGGCGATCGTCGGCCGCGGGAGGACGAACGCGGCCGGCGCGTACACGAGTCCGAGGCCCGCACGCGGGTCGACGGCGTCGCGGAGGGCGGTCTGCGACCCGCCCGGGGAGGCCAGCTGCGCGTAGACCGCCACGGCGGCCCAGACCGCCGCGACCTCGACGAAGAGGATCCCGAGGAGGTTCAGCGTCGGATCGACCGAGAGGACGACGCGCTCGGTCAGGAGCGGTGGGCCGAACGGCGACAGCAGCGGCGGCGGCGACGCCAGGAAGACGTCGCCGAACGGGTGAGTCAGAAATCCGACGCCGGCGGCGAGCATCGTCGCGGTAGGTGGAAGAGGGGTTCGTCGGGCGACGGCGGCCCCGGCGACGGCCGCGACGAGGAGGAACGCGGCCGCGACGACCGCCGCGGAGAGTCCGACCGTCGAGCGGAAGCCCCACAGGATCGCGAGCCCCGCCAGGAGAGCGACGGCCGCGGTGACGACGGCGGACGGCGACGGGTCGGATCGGCGCGCTCGCCCGACGAGGTGGCCCGCGCCGAAGGCGAGCGTCGCGGCGGCGCCGACGGGGAGCGGATGGGTGACGACGCGGTGGACGCGGTTTGCGACGCCCCAGAACGCCTCCCAGCCGAGCGGGACCCCGCCGGCGACGGCGGCGGCGTACGTGGCGACGGCGTACGCGACGTCGAGGTCCGGGAGGAGCGCCGCGAGCGCGGCGACGCCCGCGAGCGCGAGCGCGGTCCGCGCGTCGCGGCCGGCGCGGCGCGCACCCCACCCCGCGAGGGCGAACGCGAGGCACTCGTGGCCGACGAACATCGCTCGTCTCCGCGCTGGCCGCCGGGCGAGATAGGTCTTGTCCTCGCGGGGCGTCTCCGCTGGCGCGGCCGGCGGCGGATCTTTGTCCGGCGAGCGCCAACGGGTGGTCGTGAACGGGACCGCCATCGACCACGTGAAACTGCAGATCCCCGCCGACGGGATCGAGACCGCACTGGCGTTCTACCGGGACGGGCTCGGCTTCGAGATCGACGGGATGGACCTGTACGAGTCCGGCGAGAAGCCGTTCTTCTCGGTCCGGCTCGCGCCCGGCGCCGTGATCCACCTCGAACCGTCCGACGACTTCGCGGCGCCGTCGCGGACCGCCTACGACCACGTCGCCGTCCGCGTCGACGACACGATCGAGGGGGTCGAGGCGGCGCTCGACGACGCGGGGATCGAGATCGACCGCCGGCTCGACCCGCTGGGCGCGACGGGCGTGGCGCCCGCCGTGTACGTCACGGACCCGTTCGGCTACCGGATCGAACTGAAGGCCGAGCGGGCGTAGCGCCGCGGCGACTCCGGCGGCCGACACCGAACGGTTTTTCTCGCTGTTGCCCCGTGCTACACCCAGTCGATGCGATCCAAGGTCCCCGGACTCGGCGGCTCCCGCTCCGCGGAGCGCGCCGGCGCGCTGCTCGCACTCGCGGGCGTCGTCCTCTTCATCTCCTCGCTCGTCGTCGGCGCCGCGCTCGCCCCGGACGTCGGCGCCGCCACCGACGGCGAGACGCGGCAGACGCTCGTGGGGTCCCACGGCGGCGGCCCCGGTCTCCACGAGAAGGGCTCTGTCTACCTCCTCGACGGCCGCGAGATCCAGTGGCGCGCCGGCGACACGGACAGCTACTTCGACGTCACGATGCTCCCGGACGGGCGGGTGATGGCCGGCTTCATGGACGGCGGCTACACCGACTGTGCCCCCTACGAGTCCCCCTGCACCCGCACCGGCTTCCGGATCATCGATCCGAACGCCGGGAGCGAGGCCGGTCCCGAGATCGTCTCCGAGTACTCCTTCCCGGTCCGGACGCCGAAGAACAGCGAGGTCCACGACGTCGAGCGGCTGGACTCGGGCGAGTACCTCGTCACGGACATGGAGTACGAGCGGATCTTCACCGTGAGCGAGGGCGAGATCACCTGGCAGTGGAACGCCAGCGAGCGCTACGACGCGCCCGCGGATCCGACCCGGACCGACTGGCTCCACATCAACGACGTCGACGTCATCTCCGAGGACCGCTACCTGGTCTCGGTCCGCAACGCGCACCAGCTCGTGATCGTCGAGCGCGGCGAGGGCGTCGTCGAGGTGATCAACGAGGGCGACGGCGACGGCGGCAGCCCGAGCTCGAGGGGCGATCCGACGGTGCTCCGCCAGCAGCACAACCCCCAGTGGCTCGGCAACGGGACCGTGCTGGTCGCCGACAGCCACAACGATCGGATCGTCGAACTGCGGAGAAACGAGAGCGGCGACTGGAACGTCGCGTGGGCGCTCTACGAGGCCGAGGGCGTGACGTTCAACTGGCCGCGCGACGCCGACCGCCTCCCCAACGGCAACACGCTCGTCACCGACTCGCTGAACAAGCGGATCGTGGAGGTGAACCGCACGGGCGCGACCGTCTGGAGTTACGGGACGCCGCAGGTGCCCTACGAGGCCGAGCGACTGCCGGCAGGCGAGCGGGTCGGCGGCGTCGCCTACGCCGACGGCGGCGGCGCGACGACGATCGGCGAGGGCCGGGACGTGCCCGTGCTGTCGTTCCTGCTCGTCGTCCTCCAGACCGGCCTCCAGACGCCGTTCTGGTTCGGCGAGGCCCACGTCGCGGTCGCGCTCATCTCGCTGGCGTGCGTGCTCGGCGGGGCGGGAACGGCCCTGCGGGGTCGGCTCCGCGGGTAGGGCTCGACCGCGAGGACCCCCCTGCTTCTTGCCCGTCGAGGTGGAGACACGGATATGGTCGACAGCGAGCCTTCCAGCGGCGACGACCTGGCCTGGACGACGACCGGGAGCGACATCGACTACGCCTGCCCGGGCTTCGAGGTGCGGCGCGACGACGTGGTCCTGCCGGACGGCACCAAGACGGACTTTCACTACGTCGACGAGCCGCCCGCGGTGGTCGTCCTCCCCTTTACGCCCGACGGCGACGTCGTCCTCGTCGAGGAGTGGCGCCAGGCCGTCGGGCGCGTCAACCGCGGCCTGCCCGCCGGGACGGCCGAGTCCGACGACGCCGACCTCGACGACGCCGCACGCAGGGAACTCGGCGAGGAGACCGGATACGAGGCCGACGCCGTCGAGCACCTCTTCGCCGCCGAGCCGGCCAACGGCCTCCTCGACAGCGTCCACCACTACTTCGTCGCTCGCGGCTGTGAGCCGTCGGGCGAACAGGACCTCGACTTCAACGAGAGCATCCGCGTAGTCACCGCCGACTACGACGACCTCCTGACCGAGGTCCTCGACGGGGACGTCCGCGACGGCCGGACGGCGCTCGGGATCACCCGCTACGAACTCGCGGAGCGCTGGCGGTGAGGCCGGTCGGCCGACGATGACGGCGGCACGCCGACGGTGACGGAGAGCGGAGAGACGAAGCGCTTTGACGAGAACGGAGAGACGAAGCGTTTTGACGCGGGGGTCCGTACTGCGGGTGTGTCCCCCGAAACCGATTCAGTCGGCGGCGCCGACGGGCTCGCGGACGGCGAACGGCTCCGGGCGGTCGTCCGGGCGCTCGCGGCCGCCGTGCTCCTGGCGGGCGTCGGCATCGCGGTCGGCGGGATCCTGGTCCTCGCCGCCGCGTTCGTCTTGGGCCTGTCCGGCGTCGATATCACGCCGCTCCTGAGTATCGTCCTCTCGCTTGCCCTCGCGACCGGCGTCGGCTTCGGCGGCGTCGCGCTCGCGTATCTCCGGTACCGCGGTCAGGGACTGGACTACGTCGGCGTGGCGGTGCCCTCCCTCCGCGAGGTCGCGTTCGTCATCGCCGGCTACGTGGCGGCGATGGGGCTCCTGGTCGTCGCGTCGGTGATCATCTCGACGACCGGCGCGGAGGCCGCGCCGAACACGGCCGCGGAGGTCGGGATGCAGAACCCCGAGATCCTGCTCCTCCTAGTGCCGGCGTCGCTGCTCCTGATCGGACCGGGCGAGGAACTGCTCTACCGCGGCGTCGTCCAGAACCGCCTCGGCGAGGCGCTGCCCGCGCCCGCCGCGATCGTCCTCGCGAGCCTCATCTTCGCGTCGATCCATTACTTCTCGCTCGCTGGCGCGCCGCGGGCGCGACTGGTCAGCATCTCCGTGCTCGTGCTCCCGACGCTGGTCTTCGGAACGGTGTACGAACTCACCGACAACATCGTCGTCCCGGCGCTGATCCACGGGATCTACAACGCGACGCTGTTCTCGATGCTGTATCTCACGCTCCAGTTCGCCGGCTCGGAACAGTTCCCGCAGGCGCTCGTCGCCGGGGTCTTCTGAGCGGCGCGGGCGAGTTCGGGTCGATCCGAGTTCAGGTCGGTCCGAGTTCGGGCCGGATCGAATCCGAGTCAGAATCCGGAACCCGAATCGATCGACGGCGCGTACGCTACACCAACGTCCACGCGAAATAGAGGCCGCCGAGGAGGAACGCGACGCCGACGACCTGGACGAGTCGCCGCCAGCGGGTCGGGAACGCGTTCCCGGCGTCCGCGCCCGCATCCGCCTTTCCCGCCGAGGCGCCGTCCTCGCCGTACCGGCCGTATCGGTCGTCGGGCAGCCGTCCGGCGGCCTGGATCCGGACGACGGTCTCGGGCGAGGCGACGAACAGCAGTCCGAGCGCGACCCCGAGGACGGCGGCCGCGAGCGTGCGGAGGTCGACCATCGGCCGTTACCCGCGCAGGCGCTCGATCCGCTTTTCGATCGGCGGGTGCGTCGCGAACAGGCGGGCGAGGCCGCGCTCCTCGCCGAAGATGCAGAGGGCGTTCACCTGCGAGTCGACCGCGGACTCCTGGGTCCGCTCGTTCCCGCGGCTGATCTTCTCCAGGGCGCGGGCGAGCGGGTCGCCGCCGCCGATGGCGTCGGCGGCGTCGCTGTCGGCGACGTACTCCCGGTACCGGGAGATGGCGAAGACGAAGAGCATCACGAGCAGTTGGGTGATCTGGCCGACGACGATCGCGAGGAAGAAGTCCGCGATGTCGTTGTCGCCGGTCAGGAGCACGGCCCACTGGGCGACGATGGCGACGATGGAGGCGACCCCCTGGCCGAGCACCATCATCACCACGTCGCGGTTGCGGATGTGCGCGAGCTCGTGCGCGAGGACGCCCTCGACCTCGTCGGCGCTCAGCCGCGAGAGCAGTTCCTCGCTGACGACGACCGTGCCCGCGCCCTTGCGACCGACCGCGAAGGCGTTGGGGACGCCCATCCGCGCGATCATCAGCCGCGGCTTCTCGATGCCCATCGACTCCGAGAGCGACTCGACGCGCCGGTGGATCTCCGGGTACCGGTCCTCGGGCAGGTCCTCGGCGCCGACGCTCCGGATCGCCATCCACTTGCCGACCTTGTACTGGACGCCGACGAAGAGCACGCTCCCGAGCAGCACGAGCGAGAGCGGCCAGCCGAAGACGCCCATCACGACCACGGCCGCGACGGCGTAGAAGGCGAACAGGATCGATCCGACGATCGCCATCCGCGCTTTCAGTCCGAGGTGTCTCATACGGGGTTTTGTCGTCCGCGCGGACACAAGAATCCGGTGGTCGGCGGCGAGCGGGGAATCGGCTGACGGCGTCCGAGCTGTTGGCCGAGTGACCGCTCGGACGTGCGTTTATATGCGATGCCGCGGCCAGCGCCACCGTGATCTGACGGTCGCCCCGCGCCGAGAGCGGGTGTTCGGCACAGCGGCGCGGGCTACGGAGCAAGTGTGCCGACTGTACGCTATGCGGCCCGGGAGCGGCGGCGCCGACCGGAAAGCGACGGTTCTTACCGGCGGCTCTCCCTACCCGCGGTATGCGCGATCACTTCGAGGTCCGTCGGGGGGACGCCGCCGGGCGGATCGGCCGGCTGTCGGTCCCCCGCGCGGGCGTCACCGTCGAGACGCCGGCGCTGATGCCGGTCGTCAACCCGAACATCCGGACCATTCCTCCGAGAGAGCTCGAATCGGAGTTCGGCGCGGAGATCCTGATCACGAACTCCTACATCGTCCACAGCACCGACGACCTCCGCGAGCGGGCCGTCGAGGAGGGGCTCCACGACCTCCTCGGCTTCGACGGCGCGATCGTCACCGACTCGGGCTCGTTCCAGCTCGCGGAGTACGGCGAGATCGACGTGACGACGCGGGAGATCCTCGACTTCCAGCACGAGATCGGCTCGGACGTCGGGACGCCGATCGACATCCCCACGCCGCCGGACGTCGGCCGGGAGCGCGCCGAGCGGGAGCTAGAGCAGACCGAGGCGGCCCTGCGGGACGCCGAGGCCGCCGACACCGGCGAGATGCTGGTGAACGCGCCGGTGCAGGGGTCGACGTACCCGGACCTGCGCGAGGCGGCCGCCGGCCGCGCGGACGCGACCGACCTGGACGTGTTCCCCGTCGGCGCGGTCGTGCCGCTGATGAACAGCTACCGCTACGCCGAGATGATCGACGTCGTCGCCGCGGCGAAGCGCGGCCTCGGCCGCGACGCGCCGGTCCACCTGTTCGGCGCGGGCCACCCGATGATGTTCGCGGTCGCGGTCGCGGCCGGCTGTGACCTCTTCGACTCGGCGGCGTACGCCATCTACGCGCGCGACGATCGCTACCTGACCGTGCGGGGAACCGAGCACCTCGAAGACCTGGAGTACTTCCCCTGCTCGTGTGCGGTCTGCGCCGCGCACGATCCCGAGGAACTGCGCGGGTACGACGACGAGGAGCGCGAGCGCCTGCTGGCCGAGCACAACCTCCACGTGTCGTTCGCCGAGATCCGACGCGTGAAGCAGGCGATCCGCTCGGGGAACCTCCTCGAACTAGTGGAGTCGCGGGCGCGGTCCCACCCGGCGATGCTCGACGGCTACCGCGCGCTCCTGGACCACGCCGACCAGCTGGAGCGCGAGGATCCGATCTCGAAGGGCTCGTTCTTCTACCTCTCCGAGGAGTCGGCGCGCCGGCCGGAGGTGCGACGCCACCACGAGCGCGTGACGCGACTCGATCCGGAGGGCGAGGTGCTGCTGACCGAGGGCGGCATCCCCTCGGGCGACGCCTACGACGCGGCCTGGCGGGTCGTGCCGCCGTTCGGGCCGTTCCCGCGGGCGCTCTCGGAGACGTACCCGCTCACGGCCGAGGTCCCCGAGCGGAGCGACCGTCACGCGCAGGAGGCGGCCGCCGAGGGCGTCCGGGAACTGGTCGAAGCCAACCCCGGAACCGAGTTCGTCCTCGCTCACGACGACTGGCCCGCGTCGGCGCTAGCTCGGGTCCCCGATCGGGTCGCAATCGAGACGCTCGGCGGCGGTCGGTAGCCGACGCAGTCACCGCTCATCGGGCGCGACGTCGGCCATCCGCTCGGAGAAGTCCCACGAGTGGAGTCGCTCCGGCGACACCCGGATGCGGACCTCCTCGCGGTCGGGCCCGAGCAGGCGGTCGCCCAGTTCGTTGTCGGTCCCGCCCAAGTACCGCTCGAAGAGCGCCCGGAGCAGTCGCTTTTCGGTGTCCGGCTCGATCGACGCCGTCCCGCGGCCGCGGACGCCGCGGTACGGGTAGTCGTTGGTCGAGACCTCGAAGGAGACCTCGGGCTCGTGTCGGAGGAAGTCCACGACGTCCGCGTCGGCGCTCGTGGCACAGAGGATCTCCCGGTCGCGATCGGCGTCGCCGAGGCCCTCTGCGGGCGACCACCCCTCGTCGTCGACGGCGTCGCCGTCGGCCCAGACGTACCACAGCGAGAGCATCCAGGGGGTGTCGCCGGGCGTCCGGCAGCCGAGGCGAACGGGCACCCGGGCCGCCGTCAGGAACTCGTCGATCCCGGGGCGGGACCACGCGCCGGAGACGTGCATACGCGGGGATGGGACGCGGGGTGGCAAAAGTGCGCGGGCCGATCCGGGTTCGGCGGAAACGGAAGCAGGAGCAGGAGCGGGGACGGGAGTGAGAGGCGAAATGAGGGCTCGCGAACAGACAGATAATTCACGCTCGACAGCGCATGCGGGTGTATGACCGATTACTTTGAGGTACACAGGCGCGACGGGGCCGCCCGCCTGGGGGAGCTCCGACTCTCGGATCCGCTCCGGACGCCGGCGCTCGTCGACGGGAGCGTCGACGACGCGGGCAGCCTCTGGACGGACGAGCGCGGCGTCCCGAAGGGGTACAGGGAGATCCTGACGGTCCTCCCGCACCGGTCGTTCCCGGCGGGCACCGACGAGCGCGTCCAGGAGTCGTTCGCGGTCGACTACCCCGACGTCGACTACCCGAGCGCGGCGGTCGTCACGCCCGAGACGGCCGACGACTACGGCGCCGACGCGTACATCCTCTCGAACGCGAGCGGGTTCGTCGGACACGCCGCGGCCTTCCGCGAGGAGCTCATCGCCGCGCGTGAGGCGCTGCCGGCCGATACGGCGATCTACCTCTCGGGTGTCGCGACCCCGCGCAACGCCGCGACGCTCGTCTACGCCGGCGTCGACCTCCTCGACGCCAAGCGGGCGCGCGTCCGCGGCCTCGAAGGCTTCTATCTCACCTCGGAGGGCGAGTACTTCCTCGAAGACCTCGACGAACTGCCGTGTTCCTGCCCGGCGTGTCGCGGCAAGCACGTCGGCGAGGGCGTCCGCGGCGACGACCCCACGTCGGATCCGGCCGCCTTCGACGGCGAGGACTGCGCCGACCACAACGAGTACGCCCTCGAATCGGAACTGGCGACGGTCCGTCGACGGATCCGCGACGGCCGGCTCCGGGACTACATCGAGGGACAGGCCCGTCACGATCAGTGGCTCACGGCAGCGTTCCGGGAGTTCGACCAGCAGTACGGCTACCTGGAGGAGCGGACGCCCGTCGTCCGCGACACCGAACTCGCCGCCGCGACCGAAGACAGCCTCCGGCGCGTCGAGATCCAGCGGTTCGCCGAGCGCGTGACGACCCGGTACCGAAACCGGTTCTCGAATCCCCTCGTGTTGGTGCCGTGTTCGGCCACGAAGCCATACAGCGAGTCCCAGAGCCACGCGCAGTTCCACGACGCGATCCAGTACCGTGGGCACGTCGCGTCGATGACCTCGCCGATCGGCGTCGTCCCGATGGAACTGGAGCTGACCTACCCCGCCCAGCACTACGACACCGTCGTCACCGGCCGGTGGTCCGAAGACGAGAAGTCGTTCGTCGCCGACGTCCTCGGGCGCTACCTCGATCGCAACGACTACCCGCGGGTGATCGCGCACGTCCCCGACGAGGGCTACCGCGAGATCTGCGAGCGCGTCGCGGCCGACGTCGACGTCCCCTTCGAGTACACCGTCGAGGATCACCCGACTACGACCGATTCGCTCGCGAACCTGATGTCGACCCTCGACGAGGAGCTGAAATACAGCCGCCGCGAGCGCCAGCACAACACCGTGAAGGCGCTCGCGGACTACCAGTTCGGTCCCGGCGCGGGCGACGACCTCTTCGCGGACGTCGACCTGCAGGTCACGAGCCGCTATCCGAAACTGCAGGTCCGCGACGGCGACACCGAGGCGGGAGACGGCAACGACGACGGCCAGCAGTTGGCGACGATGGTCCCGCAGTACGGCGTCCTCTCGCTCACCCTCGACGGCGCCCGCGTCTGGGCGGAGTCCGACGTGCCGACGAAGCGCGTCGAGATCGACGAGTTCGTCCCGCACGGGAGCGTGCTCGCGCCGGGCGTCGTCGACGCCGACGAGGAGATCCGCGTCGGCGACGAGGTCGTCGTCGAGGGGCCGCGCGCCTTCGGCGTCGGCCGCGCGCAGATGTTCGGCGCGGAGATGGCCGAGTCGACCCGCGGCGAGGCGGTACAGATGCGGCACGTCGAAGAAGTAGAGGAGTCGTAGGAGGCACGTATGCCGCCGACAGTCGCCGCGTGCCAACTCGACGTGAGCGACCTGGCCGTCGGAGCCAACCTCGACGCCGTCGAGCGCCGGGTTCGGGACCTTCCGGACCGCGTCGACGTGGCGATCTTCCCGGAGTACGCGCTCACCGGCTTCGTGGCCGACGACCGCATCCGGGACGTCGCTGTCGACCGCGACGGAGAGCCCGTAGACCGAATCGAGGCGTTGGCGCGGGAGTCGACGACGGACCTCCTCGTCGGCTTCGTCGAGCGCGACGGCGACGCGCTGTACAACGCGGCGGGCTACGTCGCGGCCGACGGGTCGCGGACAGTCTACCGGAAGCGACACCTCTGGGATGGCGAGCGGGAAGTGCTTGAACCCGGAAACGATCTGATGACGGTCGACTCGCCCGTCGGCGAAGCGGGAATCCTCACCTGCTACGACCTCAATTTCGTCGGCGACAGCGCCGCGCTCGCGCGCCCGGAGGTCGAAGCCCTGTTCGTGCTCGGCGCCTGGCCCGCGGCCCACAGCGAGAACTGGACCCTCCTGCTGCGTGCGCGGGCGCTGGACGGCGTCCGGTGGACAATCGGCGCGGGGCGAACCGGCAGGCGGAAGCTCGCCGACGCCCGCGAGGTCGCGTACGCGGGCCGGTCGCTGGTCGCGAGCCCCGACGGCGGGATCCGTGCGAGCCTCGACAGGCAGGAGACCGACCTCGTCGTCGACCTCGATCCCAAGGCGCTCGCGCGGCAGCGGGACCTGGTCGGAGTCTACGACGAGGAGGGCGGACGCGGCGGCGAGTCGCGCGCGAGCGAGTGAGTCGCCGATGCCCGCGACTTTTTCATCCTGGCCCCCCTCGGTCGAGGTATGACGGACAACGCACCGGAGACGGACCGCGAGGTCTCCCTCGGCGTGCCGCAGGGCGTTCTCGAATCGCTCCCGGAGGACGGCCAGAACGCCGCGGCCGATATGAAAGAGGCCGTCGCAGGGCTGGAGCGCAGCCTCCAGGGGGCGATCGAGTCGGCCGACTCGGACTCGGAGGCGGCGGGCTACGCCGTCGACGCCATCGAGCACCTCGAAGACCGGATGGAGACCTACGACGGCTTCGTCCCGGAGCTCCGCGCGTGGGGCCAATCGCCGATCTACGCGATCGCGTGGCGGAACCTCTACGCCGAGGTGATCGCCCAGCTCTACGAGCACGAGTGGCTCGCGGACCACATCGACCGCGAGCGGAACTACCGGATGGTCGAAGACGGCATCCGGTTCGGGGACTGACAGGACCTCGGGACGGCGGCGACGTCTGCGACGCACACCAGCGCGCATCTTTTTTGCCGGCCGCGCTCCAGATTCGAGTATGTCGTTGCAACTGCGGTTCTTCGCCACCTTCCGGGAGGCGGTGGGGACGAAGACGATCACCCGCGACTACGACGCCGACACCGTCGGCGACGTCCTCGTCGCGCTCGAACGCGAGTTCGAGGGGCTGGCCGGCGAAATTCTGGACGATGGCGCGGTCCGACCGCAGGTGAACGTCCTCCTGAACGGCCGGGACATCGAACACCAGTCGGGCGTCGAGACGCCGATCGAACCGGACGACACGCTGAGCATCTTCCCGCCCGTCGCGGGCGGGGCGGGGAACGCGTGAGCGCCGAGTGGGAGACCCGCGAGCGGTCCTACCGGGGCATCTCGGTCCGGCTGGCTCGCAAGTACCTCGGAAAGCTCGGCGGCACCGCCGTCGACGACGAGCGCGTCGAGGCCGACGACTGGGCCGCCTCGCTGTCGGCCTCGAAGGTCTCGATCGGCCCGACGCTGGAGCTGACCGAGGTGACGGTGACGTTCGAGGGCGACCCCGACGCCCTGGACGACCTCATCGAGCGCTTCTCGCAGAAGGCGATGCGCGCCGGGGGCTGAGGGGGGACGATGATCGGCGACGGCGCCCCGCGCGGCGGTGACGAGCCCGAGGACGCGGACTCCGAGGGGCCGACGGTCCCGCTCGACGGCGACGTGCTCCTG
This is a stretch of genomic DNA from Halobellus sp. MBLA0158. It encodes these proteins:
- the trmY gene encoding tRNA (pseudouridine(54)-N(1))-methyltransferase TrmY, whose translation is MRQFLIVGHDAPTTPDFSLDDVAGGAGRLDVLCRCVTSAFFLSHAIREDVRVHLVLGDAFTVRFDGADLRRLNPDERSTAALIRTALDHREDAIGHIPAESTPGVSIRRMGFEATLADLADEATVVELHEDGAPVADVDPPADPLFVLSDHRDFSDAEADLLADAADERVRLSPEVLHADHAITVAHNYLDTDGYTTY
- a CDS encoding CHY zinc finger protein; amino-acid sequence: MSDADADTTAGDRRTTHAPDRDDRFAVPLVGVAVDPETRCAHWDDAVDIVALRFGCCEAFSPCHACHDEATEHDPEPWPRERFDEPAVLCGACGATLTARRYLDGDDACPACGAAFNPGCRRHRERYFEVGGDGEPNLDA
- a CDS encoding hydrolase — translated: MFVGHECLAFALAGWGARRAGRDARTALALAGVAALAALLPDLDVAYAVATYAAAVAGGVPLGWEAFWGVANRVHRVVTHPLPVGAAATLAFGAGHLVGRARRSDPSPSAVVTAAVALLAGLAILWGFRSTVGLSAAVVAAAFLLVAAVAGAAVARRTPLPPTATMLAAGVGFLTHPFGDVFLASPPPLLSPFGPPLLTERVVLSVDPTLNLLGILFVEVAAVWAAVAVYAQLASPGGSQTALRDAVDPRAGLGLVYAPAAFVLPRPTIADAHVLGFTIVPLALLVGGWIWLSARGGDAVRSSAGLDRDPRFVAVVGALTALTVAAAGYLVAYAAV
- a CDS encoding VOC family protein, which translates into the protein MNGTAIDHVKLQIPADGIETALAFYRDGLGFEIDGMDLYESGEKPFFSVRLAPGAVIHLEPSDDFAAPSRTAYDHVAVRVDDTIEGVEAALDDAGIEIDRRLDPLGATGVAPAVYVTDPFGYRIELKAERA
- a CDS encoding NUDIX hydrolase translates to MVDSEPSSGDDLAWTTTGSDIDYACPGFEVRRDDVVLPDGTKTDFHYVDEPPAVVVLPFTPDGDVVLVEEWRQAVGRVNRGLPAGTAESDDADLDDAARRELGEETGYEADAVEHLFAAEPANGLLDSVHHYFVARGCEPSGEQDLDFNESIRVVTADYDDLLTEVLDGDVRDGRTALGITRYELAERWR
- a CDS encoding CPBP family intramembrane glutamic endopeptidase; the encoded protein is MSPETDSVGGADGLADGERLRAVVRALAAAVLLAGVGIAVGGILVLAAAFVLGLSGVDITPLLSIVLSLALATGVGFGGVALAYLRYRGQGLDYVGVAVPSLREVAFVIAGYVAAMGLLVVASVIISTTGAEAAPNTAAEVGMQNPEILLLLVPASLLLIGPGEELLYRGVVQNRLGEALPAPAAIVLASLIFASIHYFSLAGAPRARLVSISVLVLPTLVFGTVYELTDNIVVPALIHGIYNATLFSMLYLTLQFAGSEQFPQALVAGVF
- a CDS encoding M48 family metallopeptidase, giving the protein MRHLGLKARMAIVGSILFAFYAVAAVVVMGVFGWPLSLVLLGSVLFVGVQYKVGKWMAIRSVGAEDLPEDRYPEIHRRVESLSESMGIEKPRLMIARMGVPNAFAVGRKGAGTVVVSEELLSRLSADEVEGVLAHELAHIRNRDVVMMVLGQGVASIVAIVAQWAVLLTGDNDIADFFLAIVVGQITQLLVMLFVFAISRYREYVADSDAADAIGGGDPLARALEKISRGNERTQESAVDSQVNALCIFGEERGLARLFATHPPIEKRIERLRG
- the tgtA gene encoding tRNA guanosine(15) transglycosylase TgtA; translated protein: MRDHFEVRRGDAAGRIGRLSVPRAGVTVETPALMPVVNPNIRTIPPRELESEFGAEILITNSYIVHSTDDLRERAVEEGLHDLLGFDGAIVTDSGSFQLAEYGEIDVTTREILDFQHEIGSDVGTPIDIPTPPDVGRERAERELEQTEAALRDAEAADTGEMLVNAPVQGSTYPDLREAAAGRADATDLDVFPVGAVVPLMNSYRYAEMIDVVAAAKRGLGRDAPVHLFGAGHPMMFAVAVAAGCDLFDSAAYAIYARDDRYLTVRGTEHLEDLEYFPCSCAVCAAHDPEELRGYDDEERERLLAEHNLHVSFAEIRRVKQAIRSGNLLELVESRARSHPAMLDGYRALLDHADQLEREDPISKGSFFYLSEESARRPEVRRHHERVTRLDPEGEVLLTEGGIPSGDAYDAAWRVVPPFGPFPRALSETYPLTAEVPERSDRHAQEAAAEGVRELVEANPGTEFVLAHDDWPASALARVPDRVAIETLGGGR